The window TTCTGCCAATAAACTTTTATATCCTGCAAGTAAAACCCCACCTTCATCTAGCTTTATCGAAATATCTTCTCAAGCCCGTCCTTTCTATGAAGAGCAACATGGGTATTCCAATAAAACCGACAGCGATAATCTCTCCTACTGCAATGTAGGCTGCTGTAAGGATATAAGGCATATCGTATAGCAAGCTAAGATAGTACGATACTCCAAGAGCATTAAGGATTATAGGTGGAATCGCCCCTAAGAACGGATTCGGCATTTTACTTGTCAAATATGCGGCGAAGAGAGTTATGAAACTTCCTCCATACACATCCCACGGGCCTAAACCTCCTAGTAAATTTGCCAGAAAACATCCCACAAAAAGGCCGGGCACTGCAGAACTTTCTATTAAAGGCAAAAGGGTAAGGGCTTCTGCTACGCGCACTTGCAGCGGTCCATAACTTATCGGTCTTAAAAAATATGTCAGCGCAGCATATATTCCGGCTATGATCGAAGCACGTACGATATATCTGACAGATCCCACTAACTATCAACCCTCCTATTTTTCTTGCTCTTATTTTAGTTTATCGCTAAAGCCCTTTCGCGTCAACTTGAACCACTTTCTATTATGAAAATATCCTCCTTTACAAATAAAGTTTTTTGGTATATAATTCCCCTTGAAAACCACATAATAAACTTCGTATAGTTAAGGGGGAGTAGCCTAAAAGATAAAGCCGTCATCTCGGCAATCCGGAGTAAGTATTAGCGGGTTGCCTGGCTTTATCTCCCGTGTTTTGGGGGCAAGACCTTTGACTGGATTTCTATTTCCCTAGAAATCAGTCAAAGGTTATTTTTATTTATTTTAAAATAAAAACGGGAGGTGAAATATTTAAGAAATTAAATCGTATCTTTTTTAGAAGCAAATAATAAAAAAGAATCTATATTAAAGTTTACCTTTTAAGGGGAGGGTCTTTTTTGGAGAACAAAAAGTGGTACGCACTGCGTTCTGCACAGGCAGCAGAAATTCTCAATACATCTTTGTCTGAAGGGCTTTCTTCGGAAATCGCCCAGCAAAGGCTAAAAGAATTCGGGTATAACGAATTAATAGGCAAAAAAGGACCAACCTTGCT is drawn from Caldanaerovirga acetigignens and contains these coding sequences:
- a CDS encoding QueT transporter family protein, which produces MGSVRYIVRASIIAGIYAALTYFLRPISYGPLQVRVAEALTLLPLIESSAVPGLFVGCFLANLLGGLGPWDVYGGSFITLFAAYLTSKMPNPFLGAIPPIILNALGVSYYLSLLYDMPYILTAAYIAVGEIIAVGFIGIPMLLFIERTGLRRYFDKAR